A single window of Inediibacterium massiliense DNA harbors:
- a CDS encoding Ig-like domain-containing protein, with protein sequence MRKSISILLVVAMLFSYMPGLDNLMYVYGEETVADSVYEKEKTTVENVYEKETDTENIDQKEVEEVIKKVEIQPLMEEKVEVDYQSVIDDGLEKLKDYYKDNSIDYIPAMAYHHSSNNLDQDMKIIEKKIRTYSLDEKNVYNNYKGIMEAIACGQDPRNFECDGKALNYVDTLIKMQKDSGEFDEEIVHHIYCMLALDMACGEYNVEKAVEILKSKFIVEGDQAYIKGKWSADLKQTVLAMIALSNHKDHAGVSDLLKGCINYIKSDQNDSGGFGKYSTDPETLGKVIQGLIAVGENPLAGDYVKKNGNMLHRLMEYQRDDGTYMKDKAFKGYDKNSTEAAFAALADLNKKKSMYHTLKIELGDTPSQIEIKADKTEIIKGKSTKLQAKVLDDKNRLVTGQQIKWISSDENIATVENGVVTAKEKGKVTITAELEGNSAVQKNIEIVVQDRNPSSIKIYLENKEVTDKVTIKKDEIIQLSAKIFDQDHEEMKEKKVTWSMAEGNTHASIDQEGKVTGLSKGNAVINAAYESIKASANIDVILMTDVVKDVLDEVQAIYKDKEKYTYLEALSLSYMGVDQKTIKEKLEIIDKPSYSTEEQDYAKNIIALISVGLDPRDYNGKNYVDELAKSQKDSGYFSIGNNSRRTENIVLPMIALDMADAKYNVNQCINILKTSAKSSKDTKYLETAGSYSEIEITSLAMIAMSKHKDVAGDLFNQCRGYLKEKQNDNAEFEAKSGSGYNTSYEGNCKATASVIQALIASGENPLKGDWVKNNKTIFDALISFKKENKFKETQSTYGTKDEATACAFAALIDLYKNKSMYHSMKIEIGTVPHKIEILGDQYFVKEGQTLKLRSKVTDIDGKLVPEQIIEWTSSDPTIAIIDEKGLVTGKDISQDQKIIIKAKIKDQSIEITKEIIVKARIPYEIKVDLPKNQKDNNLKEGKELVLFKKVLEKDGEGLNEDVIWSSSDENIAVVDEKGLVTAKEVQKDTKVTITVTSKSKNDVAGSIELNIIAIIPEKIEILFEDQEIDEKTIESGYKLKLDVKAYEKDKSLIENAEIEWTSSDQNVATIENGMITAKDIKEEKTIQITAKVKGFEAEKKLNLKVIPTQTNKQKSQRAIDDIKKYYEKNTKYGYLEAMALNRAGVTQDKIKNTLNVPKLTFTKGKWSDTEAGDYAKAIMSMIAAGIDPRDYEGKDCVKYLADSQVEQGYFDAKGYSYSNDKEADHIAYSMIALDMAGAEYNIDKALEALKDQFTVMKDQAYVKKGSAQAKLEKTSIALIAFSNHTDKEGIHDLVNKIKAYMKEQYNAWNDKTSSKDMANTLQAFIAIGEDPLSEDYIKIDQYKNKVTMLDMLLNLKTEDGFKNNKTSTYINEETTALAFAAITDVYKGKSMYKELKIKIGDPKKVEIQSENDQKELKVGKQLKLSAKALDKDGKFVPSQTFTWSISDPAIATIDANTGEVTAIGSGTVVITAMVKDFENIKNTFELKIVNVIPNKIEVSVDQDIKEIKAGKKIKINANVYDADNDFIENYPVEWTVTPNDVGSVDSYGIVTALKEGIIKITGTVKKADGKEIQGEVSLTIVQGKTNEEKINEAIHDVKEYFNKQDSYDFMTSLGLRFTDVNLSDISKKKNLTTSKSLGNYAKNVINIVSTNEDPKNYKGKNYIDLILNNTSKFYDDSNAGFIAKAIIALDMAGESYEEKEAITALIQKLTKDNDQYYIQSTYSSVEDTACALIALSNHRGKSGAQEAIEGMKKYLKEKQDENGFIEDTSNTAIVIQAIIAIGENPLSDEWTKIDAYGNKITLLDAILLCRDGGQFKLKPSASMSSKLVTSYALAALADLNKNKSMYHELKYVPAGKAKSIKINSENLNLMVGEEKYIEAQAFDEKNVVVKNAQINWESLTPTIVEVKDGKIKALQVGEGKVKVTLKENKDAFDEITVNVSENQDLSLQVKEAINKLVTFYDQHGSYDYMAALASKHIGEGFKVNQEKVASHLRLYRKDYAIHYAKNIMEIIAAGENPRNYALKDEKGNVLSKNYVMDLENSQKENGEFIVHQGADLDHPVTLSLSIMALDMADGKYNVEKAVNRLVNMIKDDKHQNDGLYTDVEVKALAITALSKHKDIAGVQATIEDCITYIKDKQNEEGGFDHSGYKNNPFAIGTVVQGLVANQIDPMKWVKNGNNMVKILLDRQLDNGGFEYSEQLPSTPNEEIFDDFKCTETAFAALADLYQNKSMYHSNGIKKDENDETSKKIKEEIEFLNKAYKEKVILDYLSALAGNLSGLDKQLIQSKLPENKRANIVWTISKQIMCLIGADLDPRGALIEKDEVRNFVYELTAAQVKEGANKGEFIITNTDKNSIEALCYAIIAMDMADGKYDKEAAVKRLLQMLKDKNSKTYREITTEALALTALSKHNDVEGVKETIQTLMDFLKFKQNEDGGFDTQSRTLGFKNSTIATGRVIQALIANGIDPISDKEWIKNDQTMLDALLKNKIVQENPERCGYGTSKEKKDLNNDATHQAFAALVDLYNHESMFKKLATQYNGPEFTSKERIDKLIRAVQSYYQTDYFKQTQGKLDALKTATLKRAGIDVSKWNIDIKYTTNYDEDLKDLSNIITQVAILLDVQKDPKDFEGRNLVKEIVDKLENSTNLNEYINAVTILDKYNEKYPDQKVAYDVEKTIKKILSNQQEDGGFTLIGNTSNSRTTGDVLLALSKHKDIEAVKESINKATNYLRSIQKEDGGLYETVYITGYHADIVRGLVAVGEDLRTEKWTKAGKNPVDALFILWKEDNSFDYKKGESKSEATQKALYALIDLKEAGYGDYYAKDVKISGEIEEPATNVNVYVRVEGNDRTIVPKTQVAVDKLDLSDYGITKKFENPRAIHAIIKALESKGIDCKDSEKGLNHGGGSNITMIDGLKVKSTGDKDGWMYYVDHQFAPVGVSNFEIKEGQSIVVFFVEDYNKNIYAWFDKEEMTVKTGKNLDIVLTGNYYDMDTDKIKTEPVQLAKILVNNQEYKIGEKSVCTNEDGKATLKFDKAGTYYVSAERFDQETNKRDLTRPYCKVVVEKDEVDQQKPVITTDLENKVVNKEKLIFTVSATDGKIEVKVNGKVIEGKEKKYTVTLIEGKNTIIITTVDKTGNKAEETYTITYEKNKPSNGNVSGGGGGGGPAPARSGTKVEKDKDAKVEKYNAVIEIPKGAIDENTYVKIEKQDNVSNLKLSENEKIIGSVYEITKDKSKDFKKAITITLPFEKSKIDKDKEELSLCFYDESNKKWVELENVKVDFEKGKISGQVTHFTKFAVISMKIEKEVIKEPVNQEIKVDLKDTKGHWAEGFIKELVQKQAISGYPDQTFKPDQNITRAEFAAVVIKAFKLQHKEGKVFTDTKDHWAKGVISTASAHGIVSGYEDGSFRPDEKITREQMAVMVVKASKLIKQENTQVFADHKDISSWAKDAIDTVISKEIIKGYPDGTLKPQGNATRAEAVTVIVKAMK encoded by the coding sequence ATGAGAAAATCTATTAGTATACTGTTAGTAGTGGCAATGCTTTTTTCATATATGCCAGGTCTAGATAATCTGATGTATGTTTATGGAGAAGAAACAGTTGCAGATTCTGTATATGAAAAAGAAAAAACTACAGTAGAAAATGTATATGAAAAAGAAACTGACACAGAGAATATTGATCAAAAAGAAGTAGAAGAGGTGATAAAAAAAGTTGAAATACAGCCTCTTATGGAAGAAAAAGTAGAAGTAGATTATCAAAGTGTAATAGATGATGGACTGGAAAAATTAAAAGATTATTACAAAGACAATTCTATAGATTATATACCAGCTATGGCATATCATCATTCAAGTAATAATCTAGATCAAGATATGAAAATCATAGAAAAAAAAATAAGAACATATTCATTAGACGAAAAAAATGTTTACAATAATTACAAAGGAATTATGGAAGCTATCGCATGTGGACAAGATCCAAGAAACTTTGAATGTGATGGAAAAGCTCTCAATTATGTAGATACGTTAATAAAAATGCAAAAAGATTCCGGAGAATTTGATGAAGAGATTGTTCACCATATATATTGTATGTTAGCTCTTGATATGGCTTGTGGGGAATATAATGTAGAAAAAGCAGTAGAGATATTAAAAAGTAAATTTATCGTAGAAGGAGATCAAGCTTATATAAAGGGAAAGTGGAGTGCTGATTTAAAACAGACTGTCTTAGCCATGATTGCTTTATCTAATCATAAAGATCATGCAGGTGTTTCTGATTTATTAAAGGGATGTATCAATTACATAAAATCAGATCAAAATGATTCTGGAGGATTTGGAAAATATTCAACGGATCCAGAAACATTAGGAAAAGTTATACAAGGATTAATTGCAGTAGGAGAGAATCCTTTAGCAGGAGATTATGTAAAAAAGAATGGAAACATGCTGCATCGTTTAATGGAATATCAGAGAGACGATGGAACTTATATGAAAGATAAAGCGTTTAAAGGCTATGATAAAAACTCAACAGAAGCAGCTTTTGCAGCTTTAGCAGATTTAAATAAAAAGAAATCTATGTATCATACTTTAAAAATAGAATTAGGAGATACACCATCTCAAATTGAAATTAAAGCAGATAAAACTGAAATCATCAAAGGAAAGAGTACAAAACTTCAAGCCAAGGTTTTAGATGATAAAAATAGATTGGTAACAGGACAACAAATAAAATGGATAAGCTCGGATGAAAACATTGCAACAGTTGAAAATGGAGTGGTTACAGCAAAAGAAAAAGGAAAAGTAACTATTACAGCAGAGCTTGAAGGAAATTCTGCAGTTCAAAAAAATATTGAGATAGTCGTACAAGATAGAAATCCTTCTAGCATTAAAATATATTTAGAAAATAAAGAAGTGACAGATAAAGTTACAATTAAAAAAGATGAAATCATTCAATTGAGTGCAAAAATATTTGATCAAGATCATGAAGAGATGAAAGAAAAGAAAGTTACATGGAGTATGGCAGAAGGAAATACTCATGCATCTATAGATCAAGAAGGGAAAGTGACTGGACTTTCAAAGGGAAATGCAGTCATAAATGCTGCTTATGAATCTATAAAAGCCAGTGCAAATATAGATGTAATACTTATGACAGATGTCGTAAAAGATGTATTAGATGAAGTTCAAGCTATTTATAAAGATAAGGAAAAATATACTTATTTAGAAGCTTTATCATTAAGTTACATGGGTGTAGATCAAAAGACTATAAAAGAAAAATTAGAAATAATAGATAAACCTTCATATAGTACAGAGGAACAAGATTATGCAAAAAATATTATCGCATTAATTTCAGTAGGATTAGATCCTAGAGATTACAATGGTAAAAATTATGTAGATGAATTGGCAAAATCTCAAAAGGACTCTGGATATTTTAGTATTGGAAATAATTCTAGACGTACTGAAAATATTGTATTACCAATGATTGCTTTGGATATGGCAGATGCGAAATATAATGTGAATCAGTGTATAAATATTTTAAAAACAAGTGCTAAATCTTCTAAAGATACAAAATATTTAGAAACTGCAGGAAGTTATAGTGAAATAGAAATTACATCTTTAGCAATGATTGCAATGTCTAAGCATAAAGATGTAGCTGGTGATTTATTCAATCAATGTAGAGGATATTTAAAAGAAAAGCAAAATGATAATGCAGAATTCGAAGCAAAAAGTGGATCTGGGTATAATACATCATATGAAGGAAATTGTAAGGCTACAGCTTCTGTAATACAAGCATTGATTGCTAGTGGAGAAAATCCATTAAAAGGAGATTGGGTAAAAAATAATAAAACAATCTTTGATGCACTTATTTCATTTAAAAAAGAAAATAAATTTAAGGAAACTCAATCTACTTATGGTACAAAGGATGAAGCAACTGCATGTGCATTTGCAGCATTAATAGACTTGTATAAAAACAAATCCATGTATCATTCAATGAAAATAGAAATAGGAACTGTACCACACAAGATTGAGATTTTAGGAGATCAATATTTTGTAAAAGAAGGACAAACTTTAAAGCTTAGATCAAAAGTAACAGATATAGATGGAAAATTAGTACCAGAACAAATTATAGAATGGACAAGCTCTGATCCTACAATAGCTATAATAGATGAAAAAGGACTTGTGACAGGAAAAGATATCAGTCAAGATCAAAAAATTATTATTAAAGCAAAAATAAAAGATCAATCAATAGAAATAACAAAAGAGATTATTGTCAAGGCTAGAATTCCTTATGAAATAAAAGTTGATTTACCTAAAAATCAAAAGGATAATAATCTTAAAGAAGGAAAAGAACTGGTATTATTTAAAAAAGTTCTAGAAAAAGATGGGGAAGGATTAAATGAAGATGTAATATGGAGTAGTTCAGATGAAAATATAGCTGTAGTAGATGAAAAAGGATTGGTTACAGCAAAAGAAGTACAAAAGGATACAAAAGTAACTATCACCGTTACGTCAAAGAGTAAAAATGATGTAGCAGGAAGTATTGAATTAAATATTATTGCAATAATACCAGAAAAGATTGAAATTCTTTTTGAGGATCAAGAAATAGATGAAAAAACAATAGAATCAGGATATAAGCTAAAGCTTGATGTAAAAGCTTACGAAAAAGATAAGTCACTCATTGAAAATGCAGAAATAGAGTGGACAAGCTCTGATCAAAATGTAGCAACTATAGAAAATGGAATGATTACAGCAAAAGATATAAAAGAAGAAAAAACTATTCAAATTACAGCAAAAGTAAAAGGATTTGAAGCAGAAAAGAAACTAAATTTAAAAGTGATTCCAACTCAAACCAATAAGCAAAAATCACAAAGAGCAATAGATGATATTAAAAAGTATTATGAAAAAAATACAAAATATGGTTATCTAGAAGCTATGGCATTAAATCGAGCAGGAGTAACTCAAGATAAAATAAAAAATACATTAAATGTTCCAAAATTAACATTTACAAAAGGTAAATGGAGTGATACTGAAGCAGGAGATTATGCTAAAGCGATTATGTCTATGATTGCAGCAGGGATAGATCCGAGAGATTATGAAGGTAAGGACTGTGTAAAATATCTAGCAGATTCTCAGGTAGAACAAGGATATTTTGATGCAAAGGGTTATTCTTATTCTAATGATAAAGAAGCAGATCATATAGCATATTCCATGATTGCACTAGATATGGCAGGTGCAGAATATAATATAGATAAGGCTTTAGAAGCTTTAAAGGATCAATTTACAGTAATGAAAGATCAAGCTTATGTAAAAAAAGGAAGTGCCCAAGCTAAATTAGAAAAAACATCTATTGCTTTAATTGCTTTTTCTAATCATACAGATAAAGAAGGAATCCATGATTTAGTAAATAAAATCAAAGCATATATGAAAGAACAATACAATGCATGGAATGACAAAACAAGTAGTAAAGATATGGCAAATACCCTACAAGCATTTATTGCAATAGGGGAAGATCCATTATCAGAAGATTATATAAAGATAGATCAATATAAAAATAAAGTGACCATGTTAGATATGCTTTTAAATCTAAAGACAGAGGATGGATTTAAAAATAATAAAACATCTACTTATATAAATGAAGAAACTACAGCTTTAGCGTTTGCAGCTATTACAGATGTGTACAAAGGAAAATCTATGTACAAAGAATTAAAAATCAAAATAGGAGATCCTAAAAAAGTAGAAATTCAATCAGAAAATGATCAAAAAGAGCTAAAGGTAGGAAAACAATTAAAATTATCAGCAAAAGCATTAGATAAAGATGGTAAATTTGTGCCTTCTCAAACATTTACATGGTCTATAAGTGATCCAGCTATTGCAACCATAGATGCAAATACAGGAGAAGTTACAGCTATAGGTTCAGGAACAGTAGTCATTACGGCTATGGTGAAGGATTTTGAAAATATTAAAAATACTTTTGAATTAAAGATTGTCAATGTAATTCCTAACAAAATAGAAGTATCTGTAGATCAAGATATTAAAGAAATAAAAGCAGGTAAAAAGATAAAAATTAATGCAAACGTATATGATGCAGATAATGATTTTATTGAAAATTATCCTGTAGAATGGACTGTTACTCCTAATGATGTAGGAAGTGTGGATTCATATGGTATTGTAACAGCTCTAAAAGAAGGTATAATCAAAATTACAGGAACTGTAAAAAAAGCAGATGGAAAAGAAATTCAAGGTGAAGTAAGTTTAACAATTGTTCAAGGAAAGACAAATGAAGAAAAAATTAATGAAGCTATTCATGATGTAAAAGAATATTTTAACAAGCAAGATTCATATGATTTTATGACATCTTTAGGACTTAGATTTACAGATGTGAATCTAAGTGATATTAGTAAAAAGAAGAATCTTACTACATCTAAAAGTCTTGGAAATTATGCAAAAAATGTTATCAATATTGTTTCAACCAATGAAGATCCTAAAAATTATAAAGGTAAAAATTATATAGATTTAATTTTAAATAATACATCTAAGTTTTATGATGATTCTAATGCTGGATTCATAGCAAAAGCAATCATTGCCCTTGATATGGCAGGAGAAAGCTATGAAGAAAAAGAAGCTATAACTGCTTTAATCCAAAAGCTTACAAAAGATAATGATCAATACTATATTCAATCAACATATTCTTCGGTAGAGGATACAGCTTGTGCATTGATTGCCCTTTCTAATCACAGAGGAAAATCAGGTGCCCAAGAAGCTATAGAAGGAATGAAAAAATACTTAAAAGAAAAACAAGATGAAAATGGATTTATTGAAGATACATCTAATACTGCCATTGTGATTCAAGCTATAATAGCAATAGGTGAAAATCCACTTTCGGATGAATGGACAAAAATTGATGCATACGGAAATAAAATCACTCTATTAGATGCTATTTTATTGTGTAGAGATGGTGGTCAATTTAAATTAAAACCTTCAGCAAGTATGAGCTCAAAATTAGTTACATCTTATGCCCTTGCAGCTTTAGCAGACTTAAATAAAAATAAATCTATGTATCATGAGTTAAAATATGTACCAGCAGGAAAAGCAAAAAGTATTAAAATTAACTCAGAGAATTTAAACCTTATGGTAGGAGAAGAAAAATACATAGAGGCACAAGCATTTGATGAAAAAAATGTAGTAGTAAAAAATGCACAAATAAATTGGGAGAGTTTAACTCCTACCATCGTAGAAGTAAAGGATGGAAAAATCAAGGCATTACAAGTTGGAGAAGGAAAAGTAAAAGTAACATTAAAAGAAAACAAAGATGCATTTGATGAAATCACAGTAAATGTTAGTGAGAATCAAGATCTAAGCTTACAAGTGAAAGAAGCTATAAATAAGCTTGTAACTTTTTATGATCAACATGGCTCTTATGATTATATGGCAGCTTTAGCTTCCAAACATATAGGAGAAGGATTTAAGGTAAATCAAGAAAAAGTAGCATCTCATTTAAGACTTTATAGAAAAGATTATGCAATCCATTATGCAAAAAATATAATGGAAATCATTGCAGCAGGAGAAAATCCTAGAAACTATGCGTTAAAGGATGAAAAAGGGAATGTTTTATCCAAAAATTATGTAATGGATTTAGAAAATTCTCAAAAGGAAAATGGAGAATTTATTGTTCACCAAGGAGCAGATCTAGATCATCCAGTTACATTGTCGCTATCCATCATGGCACTAGATATGGCAGATGGAAAATATAATGTAGAAAAAGCTGTAAATAGACTTGTAAATATGATCAAAGATGATAAGCATCAAAATGATGGCTTATATACAGATGTTGAAGTAAAAGCATTAGCTATTACTGCGTTATCTAAGCATAAAGATATAGCTGGAGTACAAGCTACTATTGAGGATTGTATTACTTATATTAAAGATAAACAAAATGAAGAGGGTGGATTTGACCATAGTGGATATAAAAATAATCCATTCGCAATAGGAACTGTTGTTCAAGGACTTGTTGCAAACCAAATAGATCCTATGAAATGGGTCAAAAATGGAAATAATATGGTGAAAATCTTACTAGATCGTCAATTGGATAATGGTGGATTTGAATATAGTGAACAACTACCTTCTACACCAAATGAAGAAATATTTGATGATTTTAAATGCACAGAAACTGCATTTGCCGCATTAGCAGATTTATATCAAAATAAATCTATGTATCATTCTAATGGAATCAAAAAAGATGAAAATGATGAAACAAGTAAAAAAATAAAAGAAGAAATAGAATTTTTAAATAAAGCTTATAAAGAAAAAGTAATACTAGACTATTTGTCTGCATTAGCAGGAAATCTATCAGGACTCGATAAACAATTGATTCAAAGTAAATTACCTGAAAATAAAAGGGCAAATATAGTTTGGACTATTTCAAAGCAAATTATGTGCTTAATTGGTGCAGATTTAGATCCAAGGGGTGCATTGATTGAAAAGGATGAAGTTAGAAACTTTGTTTATGAATTGACAGCTGCACAAGTGAAAGAGGGAGCAAATAAGGGAGAATTTATCATCACAAATACGGATAAAAACTCTATTGAAGCTTTATGTTATGCCATCATTGCAATGGATATGGCGGATGGAAAATATGACAAAGAAGCAGCAGTAAAAAGACTTCTTCAAATGCTAAAGGATAAGAACTCTAAAACTTATAGAGAAATCACAACAGAAGCATTAGCTTTAACAGCTTTATCAAAGCATAACGATGTAGAGGGAGTAAAAGAAACTATTCAAACTTTAATGGATTTCTTAAAATTCAAACAAAACGAAGATGGTGGCTTTGATACTCAATCAAGAACTTTAGGATTTAAAAATAGCACTATAGCAACGGGTAGAGTTATTCAAGCTTTAATAGCAAATGGTATTGATCCTATTTCTGATAAAGAATGGATAAAAAATGATCAAACCATGTTAGATGCTTTATTAAAAAATAAAATAGTACAAGAAAATCCTGAAAGGTGTGGTTATGGAACAAGCAAAGAAAAAAAGGATTTAAATAATGATGCGACCCATCAAGCATTTGCAGCTTTAGTAGATCTTTATAACCATGAATCTATGTTTAAAAAATTAGCTACTCAATACAATGGACCAGAATTTACATCAAAGGAAAGAATTGATAAGCTTATTCGAGCAGTTCAATCCTATTATCAAACAGATTATTTCAAACAAACTCAAGGAAAATTAGATGCTTTAAAAACAGCAACATTAAAAAGAGCAGGAATAGATGTAAGTAAATGGAACATAGACATAAAATATACTACAAATTATGATGAAGATTTAAAAGATCTATCTAACATTATTACACAAGTAGCTATTTTATTAGATGTACAAAAAGATCCAAAGGATTTTGAAGGAAGAAATCTAGTAAAAGAAATTGTAGACAAGCTTGAAAATAGTACAAATCTAAATGAATATATTAATGCTGTAACTATTTTAGATAAATATAATGAAAAATATCCAGATCAAAAGGTAGCATACGATGTAGAAAAAACCATTAAAAAAATTCTTTCAAATCAACAAGAAGATGGAGGCTTTACGCTAATAGGAAATACATCCAATTCTAGAACTACAGGAGATGTGCTACTCGCATTAAGCAAGCATAAAGATATAGAAGCTGTAAAAGAAAGTATCAATAAAGCAACAAATTATCTTAGATCTATTCAAAAAGAAGATGGAGGATTATATGAGACAGTATATATTACTGGATATCATGCAGATATAGTAAGAGGACTTGTAGCAGTAGGAGAAGATTTAAGAACAGAAAAATGGACAAAAGCAGGTAAAAATCCAGTGGATGCCTTATTTATATTATGGAAGGAAGATAATTCCTTTGATTATAAAAAAGGAGAAAGTAAAAGTGAGGCTACACAAAAAGCATTATATGCATTAATAGACTTAAAAGAAGCTGGATATGGAGATTATTATGCAAAAGATGTAAAAATATCAGGAGAAATAGAAGAACCTGCTACAAATGTGAATGTATATGTAAGAGTAGAGGGAAATGACCGTACCATTGTTCCAAAAACACAAGTTGCAGTAGACAAATTAGATTTGAGTGATTATGGAATCACTAAGAAATTTGAAAATCCAAGAGCTATTCATGCTATCATAAAAGCATTAGAAAGCAAAGGCATAGATTGCAAAGATAGTGAAAAAGGATTGAATCATGGTGGCGGAAGCAATATAACTATGATTGATGGTTTAAAAGTAAAAAGCACAGGAGACAAAGATGGTTGGATGTATTATGTAGATCATCAATTCGCGCCAGTAGGAGTAAGTAATTTTGAAATCAAAGAAGGACAATCTATAGTAGTATTTTTTGTAGAAGATTATAATAAAAATATATACGCATGGTTTGATAAAGAAGAAATGACTGTAAAAACAGGTAAAAATTTAGATATAGTGCTTACAGGAAATTACTATGATATGGATACGGATAAAATAAAAACAGAACCAGTTCAATTAGCAAAGATTCTTGTAAACAATCAAGAATACAAGATAGGTGAAAAATCTGTATGTACTAATGAAGATGGAAAAGCAACATTGAAGTTTGATAAAGCAGGAACTTATTATGTATCTGCGGAGAGATTTGATCAAGAAACAAATAAGAGAGATTTAACAAGACCATATTGTAAGGTTGTTGTTGAAAAAGATGAAGTTGATCAACAAAAACCAGTAATTACAACAGATTTAGAAAACAAGGTAGTGAATAAAGAAAAATTAATATTTACAGTAAGTGCAACAGATGGAAAAATAGAAGTAAAAGTAAATGGAAAAGTAATAGAAGGCAAAGAGAAAAAATACACAGTAACATTAATAGAAGGAAAAAATACAATTATCATTACAACAGTGGATAAAACAGGAAATAAAGCAGAAGAAACTTACACCATTACTTATGAAAAAAATAAACCATCAAATGGAAATGTATCTGGTGGTGGAGGTGGTGGAGGACCAGCACCAGCTCGAAGTGGAACAAAAGTAGAAAAAGATAAGGATGCAAAGGTAGAAAAATATAATGCAGTCATAGAAATACCAAAAGGTGCAATAGATGAAAATACTTATGTAAAAATAGAAAAACAAGATAATGTATCTAATTTAAAATTAAGTGAAAATGAAAAAATAATAGGTTCTGTATATGAAATTACAAAGGATAAAAGTAAAGATTTCAAAAAAGCTATTACTATTACATTACCATTTGAAAAATCAAAAATAGACAAAGATAAAGAAGAGCTTAGTCTATGCTTTTATGATGAAAGCAATAAAAAATGGGTAGAACTTGAAAATGTAAAAGTAGATTTTGAAAAAGGAAAAATAAGTGGACAAGTAACACATTTTACAAAATTTGCAGTCATTTCAATGAAAATTGAAAAAGAAGTAATCAAAGAACCAGTAAATCAAGAAATAAAAGTAGATTTAAAAGATACTAAAGGACACTGGGCAGAAGGATTTATTAAAGAATTAGTACAAAAACAAGCAATTAGTGGATACCCAGATCAAACCTTCAAACCAGATCAAAATATTACAAGAGCAGAATTTGCAGCAGTAGTAATCAAAGCATTTAAATTACAACATAAAGAAGGAAAAGTATTTACAGATACAAAAGATCACTGGGCAAAAGGTGTAATCTCTACTGCATCTGCACATGGCATTGTATCAGGATATGAAGATGGAAGTTTTAGACCAGATGAAAAAATAACAAGAGAACAAATGGCCGTAATGGTAGTCAAAGCTTCAAAATTAATAAAACAAGAAAATACACAAGTATTTGCAGATCATAAAGATATATCTAGCTGGGCAAAAGATGCTATAGATACAGTGATAAGCAAAGAAATCATCAAAGGATATCCAGATGGAACATTAAAACCACAAGGAAATGCCACAAGAGCAGAAGCAGTAACGGTGATTGTAAAAGCAATGAAGTAG